Proteins encoded by one window of Vibrio rumoiensis:
- a CDS encoding lysoplasmalogenase family protein, producing MWYWLLMGGVLLPILLFMKLNQPKWLAASKLLFFCSLIGCLLVQPDVGRLPWLWSLSALVFFTFCYAVEECIPRYRILQLFFFSIACLCYSLNFWSQVETLSWSVAIASFALVVVVFFLLLPLLDSFVLPASMVALILWQLLWASGELWDQNHSLLNISGLLGTLLLSISVLIWELHYFRKPFKHSYGWIMCCYFSAHIFIVAPLVLS from the coding sequence ATGTGGTATTGGCTATTAATGGGGGGGGTATTACTACCCATACTTTTGTTTATGAAGTTAAACCAACCCAAATGGCTGGCAGCCTCTAAGCTATTATTTTTTTGTAGTTTGATTGGATGTTTATTGGTACAGCCTGACGTTGGTCGCTTACCTTGGTTGTGGTCGCTCTCTGCGTTAGTTTTCTTTACCTTCTGTTATGCAGTGGAAGAGTGCATTCCTCGATATCGAATACTTCAATTGTTCTTTTTTTCGATTGCTTGCCTTTGTTATAGCCTAAATTTTTGGTCGCAGGTAGAGACGTTAAGTTGGTCGGTTGCGATCGCTTCTTTTGCACTTGTCGTGGTCGTTTTTTTCTTACTGTTGCCATTGCTAGATAGTTTTGTGCTACCAGCGTCAATGGTTGCTTTAATTCTATGGCAATTACTATGGGCATCTGGTGAGCTGTGGGATCAGAATCACTCACTGTTAAATATTAGTGGTTTGCTCGGCACCTTATTATTGTCTATATCCGTGCTTATTTGGGAGCTTCATTATTTTAGAAAGCCTTTTAAGCATTCCTATGGCTGGATTATGTGTTGTTACTTTAGTGCGCATATTTTCATTGTTGCGCCATTGGTTCTTAGCTAA
- the rpoH gene encoding RNA polymerase sigma factor RpoH, with protein sequence MSNAYPMALVTSDSLDSYIRTANNYPMLTVEEERDLAERLHYHGEIEAAKGLILSHLRFVVHVARGYSGYGLPLADLIQEGNIGLMKAVKRFNPEVGVRLVSFAVHWIKAEIHEYVLRNWRIVKIATTKAQRKLFFNLRKSKKRLGWFNNGEVETVAKELGVSTTEVREMESRLAAQDATFEMPSEDDDSVSSYTAPVLYLEDKQSDIADNIEADNWETHTNNRLGHALATLDERSQHIVRSRWLDDQKATLQELADTYNVSAERIRQLEKNAMKKLKLAVGEF encoded by the coding sequence ATGTCAAACGCATATCCAATGGCTTTAGTCACTTCAGATAGTTTAGATAGCTATATTCGTACCGCCAACAATTATCCAATGCTGACGGTTGAAGAAGAACGTGATTTAGCAGAGCGATTACATTACCACGGTGAGATTGAGGCCGCGAAAGGCCTGATTTTGTCACACCTGCGCTTTGTTGTGCACGTTGCACGTGGCTACTCTGGTTATGGTTTACCTTTAGCGGATTTGATCCAAGAAGGTAATATTGGCTTAATGAAAGCGGTGAAACGCTTCAATCCAGAAGTGGGTGTTCGTCTTGTATCATTTGCTGTGCATTGGATTAAAGCGGAAATCCATGAATACGTATTGCGTAACTGGCGTATTGTTAAAATCGCAACCACCAAAGCACAACGTAAATTATTCTTTAACTTACGTAAGTCTAAAAAACGTTTAGGCTGGTTTAATAACGGTGAAGTTGAAACGGTAGCAAAAGAACTAGGAGTTTCGACAACAGAAGTTCGTGAAATGGAATCTCGTTTAGCGGCGCAAGATGCAACATTTGAGATGCCATCAGAAGATGATGATTCAGTCTCTTCTTACACGGCTCCAGTGTTGTACTTGGAAGATAAGCAATCTGATATTGCCGATAACATTGAAGCGGATAACTGGGAAACTCATACCAATAATCGCTTAGGTCATGCGTTAGCGACACTAGATGAGCGTAGCCAGCATATTGTTCGTTCTCGTTGGTTGGATGACCAAAAAGCAACGTTGCAAGAATTGGCAGATACGTACAATGTTTCGGCTGAACGTATTCGTCAGTTAGAAAAAAATGCGATGAAAAAATTAAAATTAGCGGTCGGTGAATTCTAA
- a CDS encoding DUF2500 domain-containing protein has protein sequence MPITLLLCVILLIGLAAWMFYRFHQKHNLGQEAPEQQVKVMVIDKQTIDIPEAQPGQEDQEHWIYVQKLPVGPKREFKIGIHYYSALNPGDKGILTYRGDQFLHFSLQRES, from the coding sequence ATGCCAATTACTTTATTGCTCTGCGTTATTCTACTCATCGGCCTCGCGGCATGGATGTTTTATCGATTTCATCAAAAACATAATCTCGGTCAAGAAGCTCCAGAGCAACAAGTTAAAGTTATGGTGATCGATAAACAAACCATTGATATACCAGAAGCTCAACCAGGGCAAGAAGATCAAGAACATTGGATTTATGTCCAAAAGCTGCCTGTCGGGCCGAAACGTGAATTTAAAATCGGTATTCACTACTACAGCGCATTGAACCCTGGAGATAAAGGCATACTCACTTATCGAGGCGACCAATTTCTTCATTTTTCGTTACAACGAGAATCATAA
- a CDS encoding DUF4145 domain-containing protein has translation MSDIEKVVLHTRRLERLLREQYHAKGQGLLELTESCSSRLPHDVMKKIHLIAEIRQQILDEDETNIESTTAFVQACIECEKELTPRSGRFIWGVAILLMIAMTLGALLFYSIHWDVVAQHLKL, from the coding sequence GTGTCCGATATTGAAAAAGTGGTTTTACATACTCGTCGCTTAGAGCGTTTGTTGAGAGAGCAGTATCATGCTAAAGGGCAAGGTTTGCTTGAATTAACAGAGAGTTGTTCGAGTCGCTTACCTCATGATGTAATGAAGAAAATTCATCTGATTGCAGAAATTCGTCAACAAATTTTGGATGAGGATGAAACGAATATTGAGTCAACAACGGCTTTTGTTCAAGCTTGTATTGAATGTGAAAAAGAATTAACGCCAAGAAGTGGTCGTTTTATCTGGGGAGTGGCGATTTTACTGATGATCGCAATGACACTCGGGGCGTTGCTATTTTATTCTATCCACTGGGATGTAGTTGCTCAACATTTAAAACTGTAA
- a CDS encoding YhgN family NAAT transporter, translated as MEILSAAVMLFLIMDPLGNLPVVLSILKHLEPKRRRIVLVRELLFALVILLLFLFAGKSILGFLHVKAETLSISGGLILFIIAIRMIFPQPGGVVGLAAGEEPFFVPMAIPMIAGPSVIASLLLLSTQSPDRMLDWSIAVFLAWGGTFLILMFYSFFHRILGEKGLKAIERLMGLLLVMMSTQMFLDGLKQYLG; from the coding sequence ATGGAAATTTTATCAGCAGCAGTGATGTTGTTTTTGATCATGGACCCGTTAGGTAATTTGCCCGTCGTACTTTCTATTTTGAAGCATTTAGAACCGAAACGTCGCCGAATTGTCTTGGTGAGAGAATTGTTGTTTGCTTTGGTGATCTTGTTACTTTTCCTTTTTGCGGGTAAATCGATCTTAGGATTTTTGCATGTAAAAGCGGAAACCTTGAGTATTTCGGGTGGTTTGATTTTATTTATTATTGCCATTCGAATGATCTTTCCTCAGCCCGGTGGCGTGGTGGGGTTAGCGGCTGGTGAAGAACCCTTCTTCGTGCCTATGGCGATCCCTATGATTGCGGGGCCCTCTGTGATTGCCTCCTTATTGTTACTGTCAACACAATCGCCTGATCGAATGTTAGATTGGTCGATTGCAGTCTTTCTTGCATGGGGCGGCACGTTTTTGATTTTAATGTTCTACAGTTTTTTCCATCGAATATTGGGAGAAAAGGGCTTAAAAGCGATTGAACGTTTGATGGGGTTATTACTGGTGATGATGTCGACACAAATGTTTTTGGATGGACTTAAGCAATATTTGGGTTAA
- the glpG gene encoding rhomboid family intramembrane serine protease GlpG — MIRLIALNNPRVAQSFIDYMASRDIEILMTPEGEGQFALWLKQVEHQIEAEAELKLFIENPRAQKYQAASWQVADSRTQQFHYHSPSFISQIKAKAGPLTLAIMVICIAVYALLFFGFGQPLFQSLHFPATPDQKWQLWRWVSHAFLHFSVAHIAFNLLWWWQFGGDIEKKLGSGKLLQIFLLSAALSGAAQYWVEGANFGGLSGVVYALMGYLWIIGWRRPDKGLSVPRPLVIFMLAWLVLGFVQPFMAIANSAHLAGLLAGCGLASLEGQSKAV; from the coding sequence ATGATTCGTTTGATCGCTTTAAATAATCCCCGTGTCGCTCAATCATTTATTGATTATATGGCATCTCGTGATATTGAAATTTTGATGACGCCTGAAGGTGAAGGGCAGTTTGCGCTGTGGTTAAAACAAGTGGAACATCAAATTGAAGCCGAAGCGGAATTAAAGTTATTTATTGAGAATCCTCGGGCTCAAAAGTATCAAGCGGCTTCCTGGCAAGTAGCGGATTCTCGTACTCAGCAATTTCATTACCATTCACCGAGTTTTATTTCTCAAATCAAAGCGAAAGCGGGCCCATTAACGCTGGCTATTATGGTGATCTGTATTGCCGTGTACGCTTTGCTGTTTTTCGGTTTTGGCCAGCCATTATTTCAATCACTCCATTTTCCAGCCACGCCTGACCAGAAATGGCAATTGTGGCGTTGGGTGAGCCATGCCTTTTTGCATTTTTCGGTTGCTCATATTGCTTTTAACTTATTGTGGTGGTGGCAGTTCGGTGGTGATATTGAGAAAAAACTAGGATCGGGGAAGTTATTACAGATTTTTCTCCTTTCAGCTGCCTTGTCAGGTGCCGCGCAATATTGGGTTGAAGGCGCAAACTTTGGCGGCCTATCGGGTGTGGTTTATGCCTTGATGGGCTACTTATGGATTATCGGTTGGCGTCGACCTGACAAAGGTTTATCCGTTCCACGTCCATTGGTGATCTTTATGTTAGCTTGGCTGGTATTGGGGTTTGTTCAGCCATTTATGGCGATTGCCAACAGTGCCCATTTAGCCGGATTGCTTGCAGGTTGTGGTTTAGCCTCCTTAGAAGGACAGTCAAAAGCGGTATAA
- the rsmD gene encoding 16S rRNA (guanine(966)-N(2))-methyltransferase RsmD — translation MQRRKASPSQSAKGNVGFVRIISGLWRGRKLPVHDAQGLRPTTDRVKETLFNWLAADIPHSRCLDLFAGSGGLGFESASRQADLVTMVELNKQAYQQLVTNSAQLKASNIELHQQDALQFLQQPGQAYDVVFIDPPFRQGLLEQTLTLLQQNGWLAENGLVYIETEKELQLPNIPTHWQLHREKTAGQVCYRLYQLQAPEEITADQGICNEKSV, via the coding sequence ATGCAAAGACGTAAAGCTTCACCTTCTCAATCAGCCAAAGGCAATGTTGGTTTTGTTCGCATCATCAGTGGCTTATGGCGAGGCCGCAAGTTACCTGTCCATGACGCTCAAGGCTTACGACCGACCACAGACCGAGTTAAAGAAACGCTATTTAACTGGCTGGCCGCCGATATACCGCACTCGCGCTGCTTAGATTTATTTGCCGGCTCTGGTGGATTAGGGTTTGAATCGGCCTCTCGCCAAGCGGATCTCGTCACTATGGTGGAGCTAAACAAACAAGCCTATCAACAATTAGTGACCAATAGCGCGCAACTAAAAGCGAGCAATATTGAGCTTCATCAACAAGATGCATTGCAATTTTTACAACAACCAGGCCAAGCGTATGATGTGGTCTTTATTGACCCACCATTTCGCCAAGGTTTACTTGAACAAACGCTCACCTTGTTACAACAAAATGGTTGGCTTGCAGAGAATGGGTTAGTCTATATCGAGACAGAGAAAGAGCTGCAACTACCCAATATTCCAACACATTGGCAATTGCACAGAGAGAAAACTGCAGGCCAAGTATGTTATCGCTTGTATCAATTACAAGCACCGGAAGAAATCACGGCAGACCAAGGAATATGCAATGAAAAAAGTGTTTAA
- a CDS encoding DUF1145 domain-containing protein: MKKVFNLLAKGFMLLVWGVFITNLVQPFPGAAHIALNVMAIFTLFMHGLQSLLFSTALAEGVTLSRWEKVSIMLFGTFALLDLKNKYLK; encoded by the coding sequence ATGAAAAAAGTGTTTAACCTTTTGGCAAAAGGCTTCATGTTACTAGTATGGGGCGTTTTTATTACCAACCTTGTTCAGCCTTTTCCTGGTGCAGCACACATTGCACTAAATGTGATGGCCATTTTCACTTTATTTATGCATGGGCTGCAAAGTTTATTATTCTCAACCGCGCTAGCAGAAGGTGTGACGCTCAGCCGTTGGGAAAAAGTGTCTATTATGCTATTTGGTACCTTTGCATTACTCGATCTTAAGAATAAATATTTAAAGTAG
- a CDS encoding chorismate lyase encodes MEQMYSSYFNYFTHLDWQTVSSFDFGENFDSEWLQEQGSLSQRFSLQCQHLSAQVVRNQILPISQLTHFQRDMLLTAESDDQDYLLREVILSADDEPWLLGSTLIPRSSLTDEQFDLSKQGEKPLGLTVFQAQQVARDQLHLGTVSSPLGELAARSSRLWMNQKPMLVAELFLPPSPIYRKE; translated from the coding sequence ATTGAGCAAATGTATTCTTCATATTTTAATTATTTTACGCACCTAGATTGGCAAACTGTGTCGTCGTTTGATTTTGGTGAGAATTTTGATTCTGAGTGGCTGCAAGAACAAGGCTCGCTTTCTCAACGCTTTTCTCTGCAATGTCAGCACCTTTCTGCACAGGTGGTTCGTAATCAAATTTTGCCTATTAGCCAATTAACTCATTTTCAACGAGATATGTTGCTAACAGCAGAGTCTGATGATCAAGATTATTTGTTAAGAGAAGTGATTCTCTCTGCTGATGATGAACCTTGGTTGCTGGGTAGCACTCTAATCCCTCGTTCATCGTTAACCGATGAGCAATTTGATTTATCTAAACAAGGTGAAAAGCCTTTAGGACTCACTGTGTTTCAAGCACAGCAAGTGGCTCGTGATCAATTACATTTAGGAACGGTATCATCGCCACTCGGTGAATTAGCAGCACGAAGTTCACGTTTATGGATGAATCAAAAACCGATGTTGGTTGCTGAATTATTTCTGCCGCCATCGCCTATTTATCGCAAGGAATGA
- the ftsY gene encoding signal recognition particle-docking protein FtsY codes for MTAKKKRGLLSWLGFAEEEENKASSDQNIEAQQDETVEQADEQPEVAEQTSTNDDIELSEQDVEPSAELLQEAEVEQEVLPQQAQALEADRVQEQVKPTESFFARLKRSLQRTKQNIGAGFFGLFKGKKIDDELFEELEEQLLIADVGMNTTTKIIDSLTEKASRQDLKDGEALYGLLKQEMADILADVEQPLEIDTSKTPYVILMVGVNGVGKTTTIGKLAKQFQSQGKSVILAAGDTFRAAAVEQLQVWGQRNDVPVIAQHTGADSASVIYDAIEAARARGVDVVIADTAGRLQNKSNLMEELRKIVRVMKKIDDSAPHEIMLTLDAGTGQNAISQAKLFSDVAPVTGINLTKLDGTAKGGVIFALADQFQIPIRYIGVGEGIDDLRPFQAQDFIEALFSREE; via the coding sequence ATGACAGCTAAAAAGAAACGCGGTTTACTCTCTTGGCTCGGTTTTGCTGAAGAAGAAGAGAATAAAGCCTCATCCGACCAAAATATTGAAGCCCAACAAGATGAAACTGTAGAGCAAGCGGATGAACAACCAGAAGTCGCAGAGCAAACCTCGACCAATGACGATATTGAGCTTAGCGAACAAGACGTTGAGCCGAGCGCTGAATTATTACAAGAAGCCGAGGTAGAACAAGAAGTATTACCTCAACAAGCGCAAGCATTAGAAGCCGATCGTGTTCAAGAGCAAGTCAAGCCGACCGAAAGCTTCTTTGCACGTTTAAAGCGTAGCCTACAACGTACCAAACAAAATATTGGTGCGGGATTTTTTGGCCTATTTAAAGGTAAAAAAATCGATGATGAATTATTTGAAGAATTAGAAGAGCAGTTGTTGATTGCTGATGTTGGCATGAACACGACCACGAAAATTATTGATAGCTTGACCGAAAAGGCTTCACGCCAAGATCTTAAAGATGGCGAAGCTTTATATGGGTTATTAAAACAAGAAATGGCGGATATCTTAGCGGATGTTGAGCAACCGTTAGAAATTGATACCAGTAAAACGCCTTATGTCATTTTGATGGTTGGTGTGAATGGTGTCGGTAAAACCACTACCATCGGTAAATTAGCCAAACAATTCCAATCGCAAGGTAAGTCGGTGATTCTCGCTGCCGGTGATACCTTCCGTGCTGCCGCGGTAGAGCAGTTGCAAGTGTGGGGACAGCGTAATGATGTTCCGGTTATCGCCCAGCATACTGGGGCAGACAGTGCTTCGGTGATTTATGACGCGATTGAAGCGGCGCGTGCACGTGGCGTTGATGTGGTGATTGCCGATACCGCTGGCCGTTTACAAAATAAGAGCAACCTAATGGAAGAGTTGCGTAAAATTGTGCGCGTGATGAAGAAAATTGATGATTCAGCACCGCATGAAATTATGCTGACTTTAGATGCCGGTACGGGACAAAATGCGATTAGCCAAGCCAAATTGTTCAGCGATGTTGCTCCGGTGACCGGTATTAACTTAACTAAGTTAGATGGCACGGCCAAAGGTGGAGTGATTTTTGCGTTAGCCGATCAATTCCAAATTCCTATCCGTTACATTGGGGTAGGCGAAGGTATTGATGATTTACGTCCATTCCAAGCACAAGACTTTATTGAAGCGCTATTTAGCCGCGAAGAATAA
- the glpE gene encoding thiosulfate sulfurtransferase GlpE, whose amino-acid sequence MDQFQHIDVEQAQQMIINQSAVLLDIRDPQSFAVAHAEHAKHLTNDTIVALMEELEFDQPLLVMCYHGISSQGAAQYLVNQGFEEVYSVDGGFEAWQRSGLPMVKMA is encoded by the coding sequence ATGGACCAGTTTCAACATATCGATGTAGAACAAGCGCAACAAATGATAATCAACCAATCGGCGGTGTTATTGGATATCAGAGATCCACAATCTTTTGCGGTGGCTCATGCTGAGCATGCGAAACACCTTACTAATGATACGATCGTCGCCTTGATGGAAGAATTGGAATTTGATCAACCTTTACTTGTGATGTGCTATCACGGGATCAGTAGCCAAGGCGCGGCACAATATTTGGTAAACCAAGGCTTCGAAGAAGTGTATAGTGTGGATGGTGGCTTTGAAGCTTGGCAACGCAGTGGTTTGCCGATGGTAAAAATGGCTTAA
- the ftsX gene encoding permease-like cell division protein FtsX, with the protein MANKKVKAAKPSKENRSSRPKSEGFIRTHIKQAKLSLHALLSRPLGTILTLAVVSMSLTLPATFYTAGKNIATVAEDMNSASQVSVYLKEGTPEARLMVLKDQVESWPEVESVQYISSQKGLEDLSQFAGLEKAMSLLSDTALPPVLVVMPNAEHQQTGYVKMLAKKLQAESDVTDVRLDEDWFARLDAIKHLAYIVSCSFALLMLVSVFLIVGNTLRFNILAHKEEIQVMKLIGATDRFILRPYLYTGLWLGFIGALIAWFLTLIITLLVSGAVDNLANLYDSHFSLLGLGWDESVLLLMLGSSLGWIAANLSARKHLKEIEPV; encoded by the coding sequence ATGGCCAATAAGAAAGTGAAAGCGGCCAAACCGTCTAAAGAAAACCGTTCTTCTCGTCCAAAGTCTGAAGGTTTTATTCGCACTCATATTAAACAAGCTAAGTTGTCATTACATGCTTTGTTGTCTCGTCCATTAGGCACTATTTTAACGCTTGCAGTGGTTTCAATGTCTTTAACATTACCTGCGACTTTTTATACTGCAGGTAAGAATATCGCCACTGTGGCGGAAGATATGAATAGTGCTTCACAAGTGAGTGTCTACCTGAAAGAAGGCACGCCAGAAGCCCGTTTAATGGTATTGAAAGATCAGGTTGAGAGCTGGCCAGAAGTCGAATCAGTACAATATATTTCGTCACAAAAAGGCTTAGAAGATCTCAGTCAGTTTGCTGGTTTGGAAAAAGCGATGTCACTGCTTAGTGATACGGCTCTGCCGCCAGTGCTTGTCGTGATGCCTAATGCGGAACATCAACAAACGGGCTACGTCAAAATGCTGGCGAAAAAGCTGCAAGCCGAAAGTGATGTGACAGACGTTCGTCTTGATGAAGATTGGTTTGCTCGTCTCGATGCGATCAAACACTTGGCATATATTGTGTCGTGTTCGTTTGCTTTGTTGATGTTGGTATCGGTCTTCTTGATCGTCGGTAATACGTTGCGATTCAACATTCTGGCTCATAAAGAAGAAATCCAAGTGATGAAGCTGATTGGTGCGACGGATCGTTTTATCTTACGACCTTATTTATACACTGGTTTGTGGTTAGGTTTTATTGGTGCTTTAATTGCTTGGTTCCTCACCCTCATTATCACGCTGCTGGTGAGTGGGGCGGTAGATAATTTGGCGAACCTTTATGACAGCCACTTTAGCTTGCTAGGTTTAGGCTGGGATGAAAGCGTGTTGTTATTAATGCTCGGCTCAAGTTTAGGCTGGATAGCCGCGAATTTATCGGCACGAAAACATTTAAAAGAAATTGAACCAGTTTAA
- a CDS encoding acyltransferase, translating to MPPVSQPAQSTQPRVFFFDLLRCIAAVAVITIHVLGPYRDQFGVIPFSDWATAVSVNSISRWAVPVFIMISGALLLSDTRPFDFKYYVQRRLGKVLIPFVVWSVFYAYLSGWGLNGFDAEVAQSVLNDGLHHETYYHLGFFYYFLPLYLVIPFFQILVQKIDNTGLLVLVMLWLLTTTFFLSGFDGPWSNQYYLYSGYLLLGYACYQKLPLDKSLVIGVSVLGIAALIVTVLMVISGSVEANEYTVGRWLSYKTLNTVLAATMIFMLGRYFGERLSGKAKQWVGLISTHSLGIYILHPLFLWPMKTYGWYQGHPAWVIPVWVILSGAGALGLSWLIARSAKTRWLLP from the coding sequence ATGCCGCCAGTGAGCCAACCCGCCCAGTCTACTCAGCCAAGAGTTTTCTTCTTTGATTTATTGCGGTGTATCGCGGCGGTTGCCGTTATTACGATTCATGTGCTTGGTCCTTATCGTGACCAGTTCGGTGTTATTCCTTTTTCAGACTGGGCCACGGCGGTCAGTGTCAATAGTATTTCACGTTGGGCGGTACCGGTATTTATCATGATATCAGGGGCGTTGTTACTGAGTGATACTCGTCCGTTTGATTTTAAATATTATGTGCAGCGTCGTTTAGGAAAGGTGCTGATCCCGTTTGTGGTTTGGTCGGTGTTTTATGCCTACCTTTCAGGTTGGGGATTAAATGGGTTTGATGCTGAAGTGGCACAATCGGTATTGAACGATGGCCTTCATCATGAAACTTACTATCATCTTGGCTTTTTCTACTACTTTCTTCCGCTATATTTAGTTATTCCTTTTTTTCAAATTCTAGTGCAAAAAATTGATAACACTGGGTTGCTTGTCTTGGTGATGTTGTGGTTGCTAACCACGACTTTCTTCTTATCTGGTTTCGATGGCCCATGGAGTAATCAATATTACTTATATAGTGGTTACTTATTGCTGGGGTATGCGTGTTATCAAAAATTACCGCTGGATAAATCTTTAGTCATTGGTGTGAGTGTACTTGGCATTGCTGCGTTAATAGTGACAGTATTGATGGTGATTAGCGGTAGTGTCGAGGCGAATGAATACACGGTAGGACGTTGGCTCTCTTATAAAACGCTCAATACGGTATTAGCCGCTACAATGATATTTATGCTAGGGCGTTATTTTGGTGAGCGTTTATCCGGAAAAGCGAAACAATGGGTCGGCCTAATTAGCACGCATAGTTTGGGGATCTATATTTTGCACCCATTGTTTCTGTGGCCAATGAAAACGTATGGTTGGTATCAAGGGCACCCCGCTTGGGTTATTCCGGTATGGGTTATCTTAAGTGGCGCTGGTGCATTGGGATTGAGTTGGTTAATTGCCCGCTCTGCTAAGACTCGTTGGTTATTACCATAA
- the ftsE gene encoding cell division ATP-binding protein FtsE, whose translation MIKFQQVSKVYRGGHQALQKVDFHIRRGEMAFLGGHSGAGKSTLLKLICAIERPSDGKIHFNDHDISRIASKDIPFLRRNIGIIFQDHKLLMDRTVFDNVALPMRIEGASENEIKRRVSAALDKIGMLDKAPCLPRQLSGGEQQRVGIARAVVNRPRLLLADEPTGNLDHELSHQVLNLLEEFNRAGVSIILATHDLELVNSRPQYRRFELNQGFLSEVERYGQ comes from the coding sequence ATGATTAAGTTTCAACAAGTCAGCAAGGTATACCGTGGTGGTCACCAAGCGCTGCAAAAAGTCGACTTTCATATACGTCGTGGCGAAATGGCCTTTCTTGGAGGGCATTCAGGTGCCGGTAAGAGTACTCTGTTGAAGTTGATTTGTGCGATTGAGCGCCCTAGTGATGGTAAAATTCACTTTAATGATCACGATATTAGCCGGATTGCGAGTAAAGATATTCCATTTTTACGCCGCAATATTGGCATCATTTTCCAAGATCATAAGCTACTGATGGATCGCACCGTTTTTGATAACGTTGCCTTACCTATGCGTATTGAAGGCGCATCAGAAAATGAAATCAAACGTCGCGTTTCAGCGGCATTAGATAAGATTGGTATGTTGGATAAGGCACCTTGTTTGCCACGTCAACTTTCTGGTGGTGAGCAACAACGCGTTGGTATTGCGCGTGCGGTGGTGAATCGCCCTCGTTTATTGTTAGCCGATGAGCCGACAGGCAACCTCGATCATGAGTTATCTCATCAAGTATTAAATTTACTTGAAGAGTTTAATCGCGCGGGGGTGTCGATCATTCTTGCTACCCACGATTTAGAGTTGGTGAATAGTCGCCCTCAATATCGTCGTTTCGAATTAAACCAAGGTTTTTTAAGTGAGGTAGAGCGTTATGGCCAATAA
- the ubiA gene encoding 4-hydroxybenzoate octaprenyltransferase → MTMAKAAAYWQLTRMNRPIGSLLLLWPTLWALLLAADGLPGWNVTIVFVLGVFTMRSAGCVINDFADRKVDGHVKRTKNRPLPSGLVSSKEALVLFFVLVVVSFLLVLSMNTLTVELSLVGVVLAFIYPFMKRFTHVPQLFLGLAFSWAIPMAWAAESGTLPAEVWLVFVINVLWTIAYDTQYAMVDRDDDLKIGIKSTAILFGRFDKLIIGLLQLASLLLLMVLGDWMGLSHAYYWSLLAAAALFVYQQRLIKDRDRELCFTAFLNNNYVGMIIAVGMLISVI, encoded by the coding sequence ATGACTATGGCAAAAGCTGCGGCTTATTGGCAGCTTACCCGTATGAACCGCCCGATTGGTTCACTGCTTCTATTGTGGCCGACTTTATGGGCATTGTTGTTAGCCGCTGATGGATTACCGGGCTGGAATGTGACCATCGTTTTTGTGTTGGGGGTATTTACTATGCGCTCAGCAGGCTGTGTGATTAATGACTTCGCCGATCGTAAAGTGGATGGTCACGTTAAACGCACCAAAAATCGTCCTTTACCCTCTGGGTTGGTGTCGAGCAAAGAAGCGTTAGTGCTATTTTTTGTCTTAGTGGTGGTGTCATTTTTGTTGGTGTTGAGCATGAATACACTGACAGTTGAATTGTCTCTGGTCGGCGTGGTGTTAGCTTTTATTTATCCCTTCATGAAACGTTTTACCCATGTGCCGCAACTGTTTTTAGGGTTAGCGTTTAGTTGGGCTATTCCAATGGCATGGGCCGCAGAATCGGGTACTCTTCCAGCAGAAGTATGGCTTGTCTTTGTGATTAATGTGTTGTGGACGATTGCGTATGACACTCAATATGCGATGGTCGATCGAGACGATGATTTGAAAATCGGCATTAAATCGACGGCAATTTTATTTGGCCGTTTCGATAAGCTCATCATTGGTTTATTACAATTAGCCAGCTTATTACTGCTAATGGTGCTGGGAGATTGGATGGGATTATCACATGCCTATTATTGGAGCTTGCTTGCTGCAGCGGCTTTGTTTGTGTACCAACAACGTTTAATTAAAGATCGCGATAGAGAGCTTTGTTTTACGGCGTTTTTAAATAATAACTACGTCGGAATGATTATTGCGGTAGGTATGCTCATTAGCGTGATTTAA